A window of the Methanoculleus horonobensis genome harbors these coding sequences:
- a CDS encoding 4Fe-4S dicluster domain-containing protein: MKLVIDESRCKGCNLCVLVCPYGIFREGTELNSRGIVAPVLDRPERCTNCRLQALYGRMLCGVCHMICPDQAISWVEEKPFEPHKVEVEF, encoded by the coding sequence ATGAAACTCGTCATCGATGAAAGCCGCTGCAAAGGATGCAATCTCTGCGTGCTGGTCTGCCCCTACGGTATATTTCGGGAGGGAACGGAGCTCAACAGCCGGGGAATCGTCGCCCCGGTCCTCGACCGCCCCGAACGATGTACGAACTGCAGGCTGCAGGCCCTCTACGGCAGGATGCTCTGCGGGGTCTGCCACATGATCTGCCCCGACCAGGCCATCTCCTGGGTCGAGGAGAAGCCGTTCGAACCGCACAAAGTGGAGGTGGAGTTTTGA
- a CDS encoding FumA C-terminus/TtdB family hydratase beta subunit encodes MPAGDRGGEAVNLTTPLGDEVLDLRAGDTVTLSGTIYTARDEAHLRMMEEGIPFDPEGAAVYHCGPVVQNGRLVVAGPTTSARMNTLSGFLIDAGVRALVGKGGMGPEVVEHLRGRAVYLALTGGCAALAAAHMRLSGVYFEDLGMAEAVWIIQIDHLPLTVGIDAHGGDLFRAVREKAKTQFHQRFNTNQDTVS; translated from the coding sequence ATGCCGGCGGGCGACCGTGGAGGTGAAGCGGTGAACCTCACGACACCGCTCGGCGACGAGGTGCTCGACCTCCGGGCGGGCGATACGGTCACGCTCTCGGGGACGATCTACACCGCCCGGGACGAGGCTCACCTGCGGATGATGGAAGAAGGCATCCCCTTCGATCCGGAGGGCGCCGCGGTCTACCACTGCGGCCCGGTGGTGCAGAACGGCCGGCTCGTCGTCGCCGGCCCCACGACATCCGCCCGGATGAACACGCTCTCAGGATTCCTCATCGACGCGGGCGTCCGCGCCCTCGTCGGGAAAGGCGGCATGGGGCCTGAGGTGGTCGAGCACCTCCGGGGTCGCGCCGTCTACCTCGCGCTCACGGGGGGGTGCGCCGCGCTCGCCGCAGCCCATATGCGCCTGTCCGGCGTCTATTTCGAAGACCTCGGCATGGCCGAGGCGGTCTGGATAATCCAGATCGATCACCTGCCGCTGACGGTCGGGATCGACGCCCACGGCGGCGATCTCTTCCGCGCCGTACGCGAGAAAGCGAAAACACAATTTCACCAGCGATTCAATACTAACCAGGATACCGTCTCATGA
- a CDS encoding fumarate hydratase, which produces MMVNPADPTLSSALADATERALAEAEIRLPPDVLAALRRAAAAERDEIARRELGNILENIALAEERQVPICQDTGVPVVYLTLPPDIPFSPALFDGVREGVRRATATTPLRPNVVDPLTRENTGDNTGAGMPAVHVTPGERLTVTVLPKGAGSENVSRIGMLLPSQAKEIPRFVAETMLLAGGKPCPPVILGVGIGGTFDMAAALAKEALLLPVDTMDDYEQELCDAVNALGIGPMGLGGDTTALSVKVKRAGCHTASLPVAVNVQCWACRRATVEVKR; this is translated from the coding sequence ATGATGGTTAATCCGGCAGATCCGACGCTTTCGAGCGCACTGGCAGACGCCACAGAGAGAGCACTCGCCGAGGCCGAGATCCGGTTGCCTCCCGATGTGCTCGCGGCGCTCCGGAGGGCGGCGGCAGCCGAGAGGGACGAGATCGCACGCCGGGAACTCGGCAACATTCTCGAGAACATCGCGCTCGCAGAGGAGCGGCAGGTGCCGATCTGCCAGGACACCGGCGTGCCGGTGGTCTACCTCACCCTTCCGCCCGACATCCCGTTCTCACCCGCCCTCTTTGACGGAGTGCGGGAAGGGGTGCGGAGAGCAACGGCCACGACCCCCCTCCGCCCGAACGTCGTCGACCCCCTTACCCGGGAGAACACCGGCGACAACACCGGCGCGGGGATGCCCGCAGTTCACGTGACACCCGGGGAGAGGCTCACGGTGACGGTTCTCCCGAAAGGCGCGGGTTCCGAGAACGTCTCACGGATCGGGATGCTCCTCCCCTCGCAGGCGAAGGAGATCCCCCGCTTTGTCGCCGAGACGATGCTTCTCGCGGGCGGCAAACCCTGTCCGCCCGTGATCCTCGGCGTCGGGATCGGCGGGACGTTCGATATGGCGGCCGCGCTTGCAAAGGAAGCGCTCCTCCTCCCGGTGGATACCATGGACGACTACGAACAGGAACTCTGCGACGCGGTCAACGCCCTCGGGATCGGGCCGATGGGACTTGGGGGCGACACGACGGCGCTCAGCGTGAAGGTGAAACGCGCCGGCTGCCACACCGCGTCCCTCCCGGTGGCGGTGAACGTGCAGTGCTGGGCATGCCGGCGGGCGACCGTGGAGGTGAAGCGGTGA
- a CDS encoding 50S ribosomal protein L16: MVRKPAKMYRNLAKKAYTRREYMGGVPGSKIVQFDMGNLTEEYPVELSIVAKEACQIRHTALEAARIGINRQLQKEVGRANFHLKIRTFPHHVLRENKQATGAGADRVSEGMRLAFGKAVGTAARVDKGQKVFSVWTSPQYVEKAKVSLKRGIYKLPTPARIIEERAPTA, from the coding sequence ATGGTACGAAAACCAGCGAAGATGTACAGGAATCTCGCAAAGAAAGCATATACACGCAGGGAATACATGGGCGGCGTGCCGGGCAGCAAGATCGTGCAGTTTGATATGGGCAACCTCACCGAGGAGTACCCGGTCGAACTCTCCATCGTTGCCAAGGAGGCCTGCCAGATACGCCACACGGCCCTTGAGGCCGCCCGTATCGGCATCAACCGGCAGCTCCAGAAGGAGGTCGGGAGAGCAAACTTCCACTTGAAGATCCGGACGTTCCCGCACCACGTCCTCCGTGAGAACAAACAGGCGACCGGCGCAGGCGCAGACCGTGTCTCGGAAGGCATGCGCCTCGCCTTCGGGAAGGCCGTCGGCACCGCGGCGCGGGTGGATAAGGGCCAGAAGGTCTTTTCCGTCTGGACGAGCCCGCAGTACGTCGAGAAGGCCAAGGTCTCGCTCAAGCGCGGCATATACAAACTTCCGACCCCCGCAAGGATCATCGAAGAGCGGGCGCCGACAGCATAA
- a CDS encoding ABC transporter ATP-binding protein: MSGVSIRDLGKAFPKEDGTATKALEGVNLEIGDTEFICLVGPSGCGKTTLLRIIAGLETATTGGVTVEGRAVTGPDPKRGMVFQEYSLFPWRRVIDNVAFGLDMKGVAKEERRRTADRYIEMVGLSQFRDAYPYELSGGMRQRVAIARALANDPDVLLMDEPFGALDAQTRNKMQKELLSLWEQTKKTIVFVTHSVDEAVYLATRIVVLSPRPGSVREVIEIPWPHPRDRTSAEFAEVRRRVLRMIDETENTQ; the protein is encoded by the coding sequence ATGAGCGGCGTATCGATACGGGATCTCGGCAAGGCCTTCCCGAAGGAGGACGGCACCGCGACAAAGGCGCTCGAGGGCGTCAACCTGGAGATCGGCGATACGGAGTTCATCTGTCTGGTCGGACCGTCGGGATGCGGGAAGACGACACTCTTACGGATCATCGCCGGGCTCGAGACCGCGACCACCGGGGGCGTGACCGTCGAAGGCCGCGCGGTCACCGGCCCGGACCCGAAGCGCGGGATGGTCTTTCAGGAGTACTCCCTCTTCCCCTGGCGGAGGGTGATCGACAACGTCGCCTTCGGCCTCGATATGAAAGGCGTCGCAAAGGAGGAGCGGCGGCGGACGGCGGATCGCTACATCGAGATGGTCGGCCTCTCCCAGTTCCGGGACGCCTACCCCTACGAACTCTCCGGCGGGATGCGGCAGCGGGTGGCGATCGCGAGAGCGCTCGCAAACGACCCCGACGTCCTCCTCATGGACGAACCGTTCGGGGCGCTGGACGCCCAGACCCGGAACAAAATGCAGAAAGAACTCCTCTCCCTCTGGGAGCAGACGAAGAAGACGATCGTCTTCGTCACCCACAGCGTCGACGAAGCGGTCTACCTCGCCACCAGGATCGTCGTCCTCTCACCGCGGCCCGGTTCCGTCCGGGAGGTCATCGAGATCCCCTGGCCGCACCCGCGGGATCGCACCAGTGCAGAGTTCGCAGAAGTCCGGCGAAGAGTGCTCCGGATGATCGACGAGACTGAAAATACCCAGTAA
- a CDS encoding ABC transporter permease codes for MNQQTQKRLLGAVALAITAVIWQIIAEYIVGRSFILPSVTDVAGAFVNLLGSGTLFTDTMISLEHFGIGLIAALLLGVPIGILMGWFRVADFLLDPIIEILRPIPPLAWIPFAIIWFGLTTQAAGFVIFAGAFFPILTATYSAFRDVPKVFVEAGKVLGCDTSLELIRHVALPAAIPGIASGIRIAMGVGWMCLVAAEMFGVSSYGLGYQLWHNYYLHQMPNVVVYMLILGLAGLIIDRIFRNYVDKQLLRWRAGEVA; via the coding sequence ATGAACCAACAGACACAGAAACGACTACTCGGCGCCGTAGCGCTCGCCATCACGGCGGTGATCTGGCAGATCATCGCCGAATACATAGTAGGGCGGTCATTCATCCTCCCGAGCGTCACCGACGTCGCCGGCGCTTTCGTCAACCTCCTCGGCTCGGGCACACTCTTCACCGACACCATGATCAGTCTCGAACATTTCGGGATCGGGCTCATCGCGGCGCTCCTCCTCGGGGTCCCCATCGGGATCCTGATGGGGTGGTTCCGGGTCGCGGACTTCCTTCTCGACCCGATCATCGAGATTCTCCGCCCCATTCCACCGCTCGCCTGGATTCCATTCGCCATCATCTGGTTCGGACTCACCACCCAGGCGGCGGGCTTCGTCATCTTTGCGGGAGCCTTCTTCCCCATCCTGACCGCGACCTACTCCGCGTTCCGGGACGTCCCGAAGGTCTTTGTCGAGGCGGGCAAGGTGCTCGGCTGCGACACCTCCCTTGAACTGATCCGCCATGTCGCCCTTCCCGCCGCCATCCCGGGGATAGCTTCCGGCATCAGGATCGCCATGGGTGTCGGCTGGATGTGTCTCGTGGCCGCCGAGATGTTCGGTGTCTCAAGTTACGGCCTGGGGTACCAGCTCTGGCATAACTACTACCTCCACCAGATGCCCAACGTCGTCGTCTACATGCTGATCCTCGGCCTTGCGGGCCTCATCATCGACCGCATCTTCAGGAACTACGTCGATAAGCAGCTCCTCCGGTGGCGGGCAGGGGAGGTGGCCTAG
- a CDS encoding ABC transporter substrate-binding protein, with translation MRSLTAILLAVALVAAFTFVSGCTGTGDVSNLRIGYQPSTHQTAHFTAMEKGWWQEDLAPFGITQVTDYQFGTGAPEMQAMLSGDLDIAYVGAAPFIAAVSSGLDAKIIAAVQTQGSDLVLRNEVAYSTPADLVGKRIATFPPGTIQDTILRTWLEENGVDPASVTIIAMDPGAATTAISAGQVDGVFLPHPSPAIIAAEGTGRTVVQSGEMMKDHACCVLVASGSLISEHPDIVEQIVKTHIKATEYNLEHPDEAASIYSTKTGQNLETVKASFKDWDGTWTADPHVITTSVVDYTNLQYELGYISRPLTEDDLFDLSFYDRARA, from the coding sequence ATGAGATCACTAACCGCAATTCTTCTGGCCGTGGCCCTGGTCGCGGCGTTCACGTTTGTAAGCGGATGCACCGGCACCGGCGACGTGTCGAATCTCCGGATCGGCTACCAGCCAAGCACCCACCAGACCGCCCATTTCACCGCGATGGAGAAAGGATGGTGGCAGGAGGATCTTGCGCCGTTCGGCATCACACAGGTGACCGACTACCAGTTCGGCACCGGCGCGCCCGAGATGCAGGCGATGCTCTCCGGGGACCTTGACATCGCCTACGTCGGTGCCGCCCCGTTCATCGCAGCCGTCAGCAGCGGGCTCGACGCGAAGATCATTGCAGCAGTCCAGACTCAAGGGTCCGACCTGGTGCTCAGGAACGAGGTCGCATACTCGACCCCCGCCGACCTGGTGGGGAAGAGGATCGCCACCTTCCCGCCGGGAACCATCCAGGACACCATCCTCCGGACCTGGCTTGAAGAGAACGGCGTCGACCCCGCGAGCGTCACCATCATCGCCATGGACCCCGGTGCGGCCACCACCGCCATCTCCGCCGGCCAGGTCGACGGCGTCTTCCTGCCTCACCCATCCCCGGCCATCATCGCGGCGGAGGGTACCGGGAGAACCGTCGTGCAGTCGGGCGAGATGATGAAAGACCACGCCTGCTGTGTTCTCGTTGCGAGCGGATCACTGATCAGTGAGCACCCCGACATTGTCGAACAGATCGTGAAGACACACATCAAGGCGACGGAGTACAACCTCGAACACCCCGACGAGGCCGCATCCATCTACTCCACAAAGACCGGCCAGAACCTCGAGACGGTGAAGGCGTCCTTCAAGGACTGGGACGGCACCTGGACCGCCGACCCGCACGTCATCACGACCTCGGTCGTGGATTACACGAACCTTCAGTACGAACTCGGCTACATCAGCAGACCGCTCACGGAAGACGACCTCTTTGACCTCTCGTTCTACGACAGGGCCCGGGCATAA
- the argH gene encoding argininosuccinate lyase, with protein sequence MRSDQIRQGRLAGERSGDLEHFLASMDADRWIARADLLVDMAHLLGLSRQEIIDKAPAHALMAALLDLYDHGLPEEAFDEKFEDIHAGKEAYLIDRVGEDFGGRLHMGRSRNDEVATCIRIRLKEEILALVRSLVDLRATLLDVAAGHMETVMPGFTHLQHAQPTTLAHYLLAYEQAFSRDAARLREAYVRVDASPLGSAAFASTGFPLDRDYTARLLGFSRPAGNSMDAVAARDFAIEVLADASICMTTTSRLCEELVLWSTSFVGFVRLDDAYCSSSSIMPQKKNPDVAEIMRAKAGSAAGSLTAVITITKGLPMSYNRDLQELTPHLWRGVEAARQSIPLLAGMLGSATFDTERMAAEAGRGFSTATELADVLVREYGLPFRTAHRIVGRAVRHGSLDLATLEAAAREAADLSVVELGLTQEKIDAVLDPRHAVAVRKIVGGPAPEAVGVQIDEQRDLLARDAAWAEETNSALSSAFEDLILEARRFAA encoded by the coding sequence ATGCGTTCGGATCAGATTCGGCAGGGCCGTCTTGCCGGCGAGCGGTCGGGCGATCTCGAGCACTTTCTTGCATCGATGGACGCCGACCGCTGGATTGCAAGGGCGGACCTCCTCGTGGATATGGCGCACCTCCTCGGGCTCTCGCGGCAGGAGATCATCGACAAGGCCCCGGCACATGCGCTGATGGCGGCACTCCTCGATCTCTATGACCACGGCCTCCCTGAGGAGGCGTTCGACGAGAAGTTCGAGGACATCCACGCGGGCAAGGAGGCCTACCTCATCGACCGTGTGGGCGAGGACTTCGGCGGCCGCCTTCACATGGGCCGGTCGCGGAACGACGAGGTTGCGACCTGCATCCGGATTCGGTTGAAAGAGGAGATCCTCGCCCTCGTCCGGTCGCTCGTCGATCTCAGGGCGACCCTGCTCGACGTCGCCGCCGGCCATATGGAGACGGTGATGCCGGGCTTCACCCATCTCCAGCATGCCCAGCCCACGACGCTGGCTCACTACCTCCTCGCTTACGAGCAGGCCTTCTCCCGCGATGCGGCCCGGCTGCGTGAGGCGTATGTCCGGGTGGACGCCTCGCCGCTCGGTTCGGCGGCGTTCGCCTCGACCGGCTTCCCCCTCGACCGCGACTACACTGCCCGGCTCCTCGGCTTCTCCCGCCCGGCGGGAAATAGCATGGACGCGGTCGCAGCACGGGACTTCGCCATCGAGGTGCTTGCCGATGCCTCCATCTGCATGACGACGACGAGCCGCCTCTGCGAGGAGCTCGTCCTCTGGAGCACCTCGTTCGTCGGGTTCGTCCGGCTCGACGATGCCTACTGCTCCTCCTCCTCGATCATGCCCCAGAAGAAGAACCCGGACGTGGCGGAGATCATGCGGGCAAAGGCGGGGTCGGCCGCAGGCTCGCTTACAGCGGTGATCACGATCACAAAGGGACTCCCCATGAGTTACAACCGCGACCTCCAGGAACTGACCCCGCACCTCTGGCGCGGCGTGGAGGCCGCCCGGCAGAGCATCCCGCTTCTCGCCGGGATGCTCGGGTCTGCTACGTTCGATACGGAACGGATGGCCGCCGAGGCGGGGAGAGGGTTCTCCACCGCGACGGAACTCGCCGACGTCCTCGTCCGTGAATACGGGCTCCCCTTCCGCACCGCCCACCGGATCGTCGGGCGGGCGGTCCGGCACGGGTCGCTCGACCTCGCGACACTCGAGGCCGCCGCTCGCGAAGCGGCCGACCTCTCGGTCGTGGAACTGGGGCTGACCCAGGAGAAGATCGATGCCGTCCTCGATCCCCGCCACGCCGTAGCGGTCAGGAAGATCGTCGGCGGCCCGGCCCCCGAGGCGGTTGGCGTTCAGATCGACGAGCAGAGGGACCTCCTCGCCCGCGATGCGGCCTGGGCCGAGGAGACGAATTCAGCACTATCGAGCGCATTCGAAGACCTTATCCTTGAAGCACGGAGGTTTGCAGCATAA
- the gatD gene encoding Glu-tRNA(Gln) amidotransferase subunit GatD, with protein MERLETGDLVRYANGGTALTGTYIAERDGMAVVKLESGYNIGTSLEKIEFIERPARQAPAGAGVVVQSPDLPDLAIISTGGTIASRVDYRTGAVMSQFSASDILRAIPELGDIACYRDRQVASILSENMQPALWRELARAIYDEIRAGVAGVIVTHGTDTMAYSAAAIRFMLKTPVPVVFVGSQRSADRPSSDNAMNALCSAAVATGDLGEVAVVMHATTNDDRCAVHRATRVRKMHTSRRDAFQSMGMEPLGYVDYPSLSVTLSDEAVRRGAEEPELRDNLEERCALIHFYPGMPPAVLDAFEGYAGLVISGTGLGHVATGWIPRLQEMIEGGTMVVMTSQCLHGRVCDRVYNTGRDLLSAGVVEGEDMLPEAALVKLMWVLGNEPDPERARTLIETDLAGEIRRRSI; from the coding sequence ATGGAGAGACTCGAGACTGGTGACCTGGTGCGGTACGCAAACGGCGGAACCGCGCTCACCGGCACCTACATCGCCGAACGGGACGGTATGGCCGTCGTCAAACTGGAGAGCGGCTACAACATCGGAACGTCGCTTGAGAAGATCGAGTTCATCGAGCGCCCGGCCCGGCAGGCGCCGGCAGGCGCGGGTGTCGTCGTCCAGAGCCCCGACCTCCCCGACCTCGCCATCATCTCCACCGGCGGGACGATCGCGAGCAGGGTGGACTACCGGACCGGTGCGGTGATGAGCCAGTTCTCGGCGAGCGATATCCTGCGGGCGATCCCGGAACTCGGGGATATCGCCTGCTACCGCGACCGCCAGGTCGCAAGCATCCTCTCTGAGAACATGCAGCCGGCGCTCTGGCGGGAACTCGCCCGGGCGATCTACGACGAGATCCGGGCCGGCGTTGCCGGGGTGATCGTCACTCACGGCACCGATACGATGGCCTACTCGGCCGCGGCCATCAGATTCATGCTCAAGACGCCGGTGCCGGTCGTCTTCGTCGGGTCGCAGCGGTCCGCCGACCGCCCGAGCTCCGACAACGCCATGAACGCCCTCTGCAGCGCCGCCGTCGCCACCGGCGATCTTGGCGAGGTGGCGGTGGTGATGCACGCGACGACGAACGACGACCGGTGCGCCGTCCACAGGGCGACGAGAGTAAGGAAGATGCACACCTCCCGGCGCGACGCCTTCCAGAGCATGGGGATGGAACCGCTCGGCTACGTCGACTACCCCTCCCTCTCCGTCACCCTCTCGGACGAGGCGGTCAGACGGGGTGCGGAAGAGCCGGAACTCCGTGATAACCTCGAGGAGCGGTGCGCCCTCATCCACTTCTACCCCGGGATGCCGCCCGCGGTTCTCGACGCCTTCGAGGGCTACGCCGGCCTGGTCATATCGGGGACGGGGCTCGGGCACGTGGCGACCGGGTGGATCCCGCGGCTTCAGGAGATGATCGAGGGCGGGACGATGGTCGTCATGACGTCGCAGTGCCTGCACGGCCGGGTCTGCGACCGGGTCTACAACACGGGTAGAGACCTTCTCTCCGCCGGCGTCGTCGAGGGCGAGGATATGCTGCCTGAAGCGGCGCTCGTCAAACTGATGTGGGTGCTCGGGAACGAACCCGACCCCGAACGGGCGAGGACGCTGATAGAGACCGATCTTGCCGGCGAGATCCGGCGGAGGTCGATATGA
- the gatE gene encoding Glu-tRNA(Gln) amidotransferase subunit GatE has protein sequence MDYEQLGLKAGIEIHQQLDTAEKLFCRCPTCLRETAERTGEFHRYLRATESELGEIDRAAREEMKLVRKFRYYTYDTVCLVEHDEEPPAPLNPEALEVCLTIAKMLGMTPVEQVQTMRKLVIDGSNTSGFQRTALVALSGALPGGCRVETICLEEEAAQRVEGETFSLDRLGIPLVEITTAPCMHTPEAVQEVAGHIGMVLRSTGRVKRGLGTIRQDVNISISGGARVEIKGVQDLDLIAEVVRREVERQVSLLAIRDALRERSARVDHTVIDVTALFAGTKSSILKKAKSILAVRLCGFASLVGREIQPGRRLGSEMSDYAKKCGVGGIFHTDELPAYGVTAEEVAHLREFVGAAEEDCVVIVAAGRERAGCAAEQVMIRAEMAISGVPEETRKMLEEGSTAYMRPLPGAARMYPETDVFAVTIDEARWESITVPELLTDRAERFVREFGLDPALARQVAFSERLPLFEKAVASGVRPTLAARTLLATCRELARDGVEVARVSEEEILALLSAVEAGRAAKEAIPGLLTELARTAGGAGAPGERVEAAIEKMGPAVSQADVEEVVRRIVAEREAFAREKGMGALGPLMGVVMQELRGSVDGKVISETLRRELQRLLS, from the coding sequence ATGGACTACGAGCAGCTCGGCCTCAAGGCCGGTATCGAGATCCACCAGCAGCTCGACACCGCTGAGAAACTCTTCTGCCGGTGCCCGACCTGTCTCCGGGAGACCGCGGAGCGGACCGGGGAGTTCCACCGCTACCTCCGGGCGACGGAGAGCGAGCTTGGCGAGATCGACCGTGCGGCACGTGAGGAGATGAAACTCGTCCGGAAGTTCCGCTACTACACCTACGATACGGTCTGCCTGGTGGAGCACGACGAGGAGCCCCCGGCCCCGTTGAACCCCGAGGCGCTCGAGGTCTGCCTCACGATAGCAAAGATGCTCGGGATGACCCCGGTCGAGCAGGTGCAGACGATGAGGAAACTCGTCATCGACGGCTCGAACACCAGCGGGTTCCAGCGGACGGCACTCGTCGCGCTCTCCGGCGCCCTTCCCGGCGGCTGCCGGGTCGAGACGATCTGCCTCGAAGAAGAGGCGGCGCAGCGGGTGGAGGGCGAGACCTTCTCCCTCGACCGCCTGGGGATCCCGCTCGTCGAGATCACCACCGCACCCTGCATGCATACCCCCGAGGCCGTCCAGGAGGTCGCGGGGCATATCGGGATGGTGCTCCGCTCGACCGGCCGGGTGAAGCGCGGCCTCGGGACGATCCGGCAGGACGTCAACATCTCTATTTCCGGCGGCGCCAGGGTGGAGATCAAGGGCGTCCAGGACCTCGACCTGATCGCCGAGGTGGTGCGCCGCGAGGTCGAGCGGCAGGTTTCCCTCCTTGCCATCCGCGACGCCCTTCGGGAACGCAGCGCCCGGGTCGACCATACCGTCATCGACGTCACCGCCCTCTTTGCCGGGACGAAATCCTCGATCCTGAAGAAGGCGAAGTCCATCCTCGCGGTCCGGCTCTGCGGGTTTGCAAGCCTCGTGGGACGCGAGATCCAGCCCGGCAGGCGTCTCGGGAGCGAGATGTCGGACTACGCGAAGAAGTGCGGCGTCGGCGGGATCTTCCACACCGACGAGCTCCCCGCCTACGGCGTCACGGCAGAAGAGGTGGCGCACCTGCGCGAGTTCGTCGGCGCCGCAGAAGAGGACTGCGTCGTCATCGTCGCGGCCGGGAGAGAGCGTGCCGGGTGTGCGGCCGAGCAGGTGATGATCCGCGCGGAGATGGCTATATCCGGCGTCCCCGAGGAGACCCGGAAGATGCTCGAGGAAGGGAGCACGGCCTACATGCGCCCGCTCCCGGGAGCCGCCCGGATGTATCCCGAGACCGACGTCTTTGCGGTCACGATAGACGAGGCTCGCTGGGAGAGCATCACGGTGCCTGAACTCCTCACCGACCGGGCGGAACGGTTCGTCCGGGAGTTCGGGCTTGATCCGGCGCTGGCACGCCAGGTGGCGTTCTCCGAGCGGTTGCCGCTCTTCGAGAAGGCGGTCGCCTCCGGTGTCCGCCCCACCCTTGCTGCACGGACGCTGCTTGCCACCTGCCGGGAACTCGCCCGCGACGGTGTCGAGGTCGCCCGGGTGAGCGAGGAGGAGATCCTTGCCCTTCTCTCGGCGGTCGAGGCCGGCCGGGCGGCAAAGGAGGCGATCCCCGGCCTTCTGACCGAACTCGCGCGGACCGCCGGAGGCGCCGGGGCACCCGGAGAACGGGTGGAAGCGGCGATCGAGAAGATGGGGCCCGCCGTCTCGCAGGCGGACGTGGAAGAGGTCGTGCGCCGTATCGTTGCCGAGCGCGAGGCGTTCGCCCGCGAGAAGGGTATGGGCGCGCTGGGCCCCCTGATGGGCGTCGTCATGCAGGAACTCCGCGGGAGCGTCGACGGGAAGGTCATCAGCGAGACTCTCCGGCGCGAGCTCCAGCGTTTACTCTCCTGA
- a CDS encoding DUF5350 domain-containing protein produces the protein MGKTGSVQWAQVKGVKGQIRLVPASEGEVKKPGPNQRFKAAAAIQKRASREGQDQRRGGRGGRGGRGGRGGRGGGAPTMDVRVRRGIRRAKVSALGTKQKSR, from the coding sequence ATGGGAAAGACAGGCAGTGTTCAGTGGGCCCAGGTCAAGGGCGTTAAGGGGCAGATTCGGCTCGTCCCTGCAAGTGAAGGCGAAGTGAAGAAACCCGGCCCGAACCAGCGGTTCAAGGCGGCAGCGGCCATCCAGAAGCGGGCGAGCAGGGAAGGGCAGGACCAGCGGCGTGGCGGACGCGGTGGACGCGGCGGACGTGGCGGACGCGGCGGCAGAGGAGGAGGCGCCCCGACCATGGATGTGCGGGTACGCCGGGGCATACGCCGCGCGAAGGTTTCGGCTCTCGGGACTAAGCAGAAATCGAGATAA
- a CDS encoding nitroreductase family protein, translating into MNSSDYLRFVRARSSVREYFGEPLDSEDIDYILACASTAPSAGNREAWDVVVVTDDDVRLELASAALDQVHIREAPAVFVVCANYVRSMSHYGERGILYALEDATIACTYMMLAAHARSLHSCWTGAFEESEVRDLLGLPQHIRPVALLAVGKGRPSLEPMERMPLEEHVHRETW; encoded by the coding sequence ATGAACTCCTCTGATTACCTTCGTTTCGTGAGAGCACGTTCTTCTGTTCGCGAATACTTCGGGGAGCCGCTCGATTCCGAGGATATCGACTACATCCTCGCCTGCGCAAGCACGGCGCCGAGCGCCGGCAACCGCGAGGCCTGGGACGTCGTCGTCGTCACCGACGACGATGTCAGGCTGGAACTCGCGTCGGCGGCCCTCGATCAGGTGCATATCCGGGAGGCCCCGGCGGTCTTCGTGGTCTGTGCGAACTACGTCCGGTCGATGTCGCACTACGGGGAGCGGGGGATTCTCTACGCGCTCGAGGACGCCACGATCGCCTGCACCTACATGATGCTCGCCGCCCACGCCCGTAGCCTCCACTCGTGCTGGACGGGGGCGTTTGAGGAGAGCGAGGTTCGCGATCTTCTCGGCCTCCCGCAGCATATCCGCCCCGTCGCGCTTCTCGCGGTCGGGAAGGGGAGGCCGTCGCTCGAGCCCATGGAACGGATGCCCCTCGAGGAGCACGTGCACCGCGAGACCTGGTAG
- a CDS encoding DUF555 domain-containing protein has translation MPDYLVTLESAWIIKDVKSMDDAVSIAISEAGKRLNPSAKFVEIEAGMITCPFCEGELNTALVVAGTALVGLVLQMKVFRAESEEHATRIAKSVVGKALHDVPLKVQEVQEL, from the coding sequence ATGCCGGATTATTTGGTTACGCTTGAATCAGCGTGGATAATTAAAGACGTCAAGTCTATGGACGATGCCGTGAGCATCGCGATCAGCGAGGCCGGGAAGCGACTCAACCCCTCTGCGAAGTTCGTGGAGATCGAGGCGGGGATGATCACCTGCCCCTTCTGCGAGGGGGAGTTGAACACCGCTCTCGTCGTCGCCGGCACCGCCCTCGTCGGGCTCGTGCTGCAGATGAAGGTCTTCCGTGCGGAGTCCGAAGAGCACGCGACCCGGATAGCGAAGTCGGTCGTCGGGAAAGCACTTCACGACGTGCCGCTGAAGGTCCAGGAAGTGCAGGAGTTATGA